The following is a genomic window from candidate division KSB1 bacterium.
TTGGTGCCAGCGGCGCTGTCTCCGGTTTACTCGGCGCTTACCTGGTAAAATATCCAAAAGCCAGGGTGTTGGTGGTGATTCCAATCGTTTGGTTTTTGACAATTAGAAAAATTCCGGCTTATGTCGTGCTCGGGTTTTGGTTTGTAATGCAATTGTTTTACGGATTGTCATCTCTTGGAATTTCGCAAGGTGGCGGGGTAGCATTTTGGGCACACATCGGAGGTTTTGCTGCGGGAATGTTGTTGATTTCTCTTTTGCCGGCAAAGAAACTGAAGATAAGCTCAAACTAGTATTAGCGGGCTTTTTCTTTCCTACGTTTTTATCAAATAAGCCAACAAAATTCCCAAACTAAGCCACAACGGAATTGAAATAATCATGGCCCAATTTAAGCCTTTGAGAGTAGCGATCGACTTTACCATTTTCTTTTTCTCGAGCGCTCTTTCAACTTTCAATTTAAGTTCAGCCAAATCTACGGGTTTGACTAAATAGTCAAAAGCGCCGTTTTTCATGGCATCGATTGCAGAAGTTACTTCCGGGTAGCCGGTAAACAAGATGACTTCGGTGGAGTTTTCGAAGTTCTTTAGTTTATCGAGAAGTTTAACCCCGTTCATTTTTGGCAACTTTAAATCGGTAATCACCAAATCCACTGCATTTTTTTGAAATTTTTCAAAAGCTTCTTCACCGTCCATAGCTGTAATCGGATGATATCCCCAAAGCTCGAGGGTTTCCGACATCAAATTAATTATATCTTTTTCATCATCGACAACCATTACACTTTCCACGTTCAACCTCGTCGTTAAATCTAAGCGATTTTTACAGGGTGTTAATATTTTATCGGCGTTTTGTCATTCTTACTTTAGGTCTCCTTTAGGCTAGAGGTGTCATTTTTTTCAAAATTATTGATTGATAAAAACTTGACTTTCGGAAATTAATTATTATATTATACGTCCGACATCGCGGGGTGGAGCAGTCTGGTAGCTCGTTGGGCTCATAACCCAAAGGTCGGGGGTTCGAATCCCTCCCCCGCTACAAAGCTAAATTCAATAAATTCAACAAAAAGGCTCGATACCATATCGAGCCTTTTTTGTTTGAGAATTATCCACACTTTCTTTGAGCCGGCCGGCAATTTCAAACTTTCTTAAAAAAAACCTTGACAAAATCATCAGTGATAATGACTTTTTGAATATAAATCAATTCTCATGAACTGTTTTAGGATGGAGAGCGAAATATGATCAGGAGAAAACTAACTTGAAAAAGGTCAACCTGGCGATTGGCATTCACAATCACCAACCGGTTGGAAATTTTGATTTTGTTTTTGAAGATGCTTACCAAAAGGCTTATGTGCCGTTTTTGGAACTCCTGGAAAGACATCCAAAGATTCGCATCGCCCAACATTATAGCGGTATTCTTTTCAATTGGCTTATGAAACACAAACCGGAGTTCAT
Proteins encoded in this region:
- a CDS encoding response regulator; this translates as MESVMVVDDEKDIINLMSETLELWGYHPITAMDGEEAFEKFQKNAVDLVITDLKLPKMNGVKLLDKLKNFENSTEVILFTGYPEVTSAIDAMKNGAFDYLVKPVDLAELKLKVERALEKKKMVKSIATLKGLNWAMIISIPLWLSLGILLAYLIKT
- a CDS encoding rhomboid family intramembrane serine protease, with product AFYFEKQFGLEKAVHHYGAIPSNIVELQELHTLVTSMFLHGGFLHLGGNMLYLWIFGDNIEGYLGHSRFLVFYLFCGLVAVLTHIFLSGISETPMVGASGAVSGLLGAYLVKYPKARVLVVIPIVWFLTIRKIPAYVVLGFWFVMQLFYGLSSLGISQGGGVAFWAHIGGFAAGMLLISLLPAKKLKISSN